DNA sequence from the Paenibacillus physcomitrellae genome:
GTTCGAGCACGGTCTGAATATTTGGCTCAGCGTTCTCGTTGCGCTTCTAGCGGGTTTGCTGTGCGGGGCGGTGAACGGCTATCTGATTGCCCGGCACCGGATGCAGGCCATTGTAGTGACGATCGGTATGCTGGTCATGCTGCGCGGCCTGGTTTATGTCATCAACGAAGGCCGTCCCATCAGCGGTTATCCGGACGATTTCTATTTCCTGGGCCAGCAATACATCGGCGGCATTCCGTTTAACGCTATTTTTCTGGCTGTCATGTTCCTTCTGGCTAACTTCGTAATGAGGAAAACGAGATTCAGCACCTACGTATACGGCATAGGCAATAACGAGGAAGCCGTGCATTATTCCGGGGTTTCCGTAATTCGTACACGATTTGTTTTGTTTTTGCTCAGCGGTTTATTTTCGGCATTGGCGGGTGTTTTCCTGGTGTCGCGTCTGGCAAGCGCGGAAGCGACCTCAGGTACCAATATAGAGCTGGATGTTTTAACAGCTACTCTAATAGGCGGAACGCACATTTTTGGAGGGAGGGGCAGTCTTTCGGGAACTTTTGTCGGTTTGCTGATCATCGTCTTTTTGCGAAACGGGCTTAATCTGCTCGGAGTCTCGGTGCTCTATCAGGCGGTTATATTAGGGGCACTGCTCTTAATCGCCGTAGGGAACAAAAAATTTAACGGGGGGTTAACAGGATGAGAAAAATGGCATTAGCGGTATTGTCAGGGGTATTGGCGTTAAGTTTGGCGGCATGCGGAAATACAGGCGGCAGCGGCGGAAACGCCCAGGCCGGAGCTAACGGTCAAGAAACCTCGGGCGGGGGATCTAGAACTTATTTCATTAATCCGAAATCCATTGGACCGGCCTATTGGGCCGCCGCCCAAAAAGGAGCCGATCAAGCGGCAAAGGACCTGAACGTTAAAGTGGTCTATAACGCGCCTACCGAAGCGGATTCTTCGAAACAAATCAACATGATTCAAGATATGCTGACGCGCAAGGTGGACGGGATCGGAGTATCCCCTAACGACGCCAAAGCGGTAGGACCTGTGTTCAAGAAGGCAGCCGGACAAAACGTCAAGATTGTAACCTGGGACAGCGATGCTCCGGATACAGACCGTCAATATTACGTGGCCCCCGATACGGATGAAGCGGTCGGCGAGCTGCTGGCCAAAACGATCGGCGAAGAGATCGGCGGCAAAGGGCAGGTTGCCTTTATGGTAGCCGGACTCGGCTCGCAGAACCAAATCGCCAAATCAGACGCAGCCAAAGCTTATTTTGCCGCCAACTATCCGGATATTGAGCTGGTAACGACCGTGTCGAGCGACGATGACCAACAGAAAGCATATGCGAATGCACAAAACCTGATCAAAACCTATCCGGATCTAAGAGGCATCATCGGCTTTGCCGGCGGAGAGCCGCCAGCGGCTGCTGAAGTGGTGGAGCAGGCCGTCAAAGCCGGAACGCTGAAGCAGGGACAGGTTGCGATTACGGGCATTGCGGTTCCGAGTGTTGTGAAGAACTATATCAAAAACGGCACGATCAAAACGGACATTATTTGGGATCCGGGCAAGCTGGCGTACACCACGGTATATGTTCTGGACCAATTGGCGCAGGGCAAAGAGATCACTGACGGCATGGATATTCCGAATGTCGGCACAGTCAAGGTAGACGGCAGCAACGTATTTATCGGTACGCTGGAAGTAACGAGCGATAACGTGGACAGTTTTGATTTCTAAATGGATTTCTATTTTGGCAGCTGAGGGAGAGGTATTTCATGCAGCATAAAGTGGAGCTTGAGGAGCTGACGCCGGAGGCGTTTG
Encoded proteins:
- a CDS encoding ABC transporter permease, translated to MSVWVRAFSFKENKLLVQLLLLLFIIVLFSFLSPYFLSFTNFMNVLNQMVEIGLIAIPMTMIVISGAMDLSVGSILGFSAVCLGIAFEHGLNIWLSVLVALLAGLLCGAVNGYLIARHRMQAIVVTIGMLVMLRGLVYVINEGRPISGYPDDFYFLGQQYIGGIPFNAIFLAVMFLLANFVMRKTRFSTYVYGIGNNEEAVHYSGVSVIRTRFVLFLLSGLFSALAGVFLVSRLASAEATSGTNIELDVLTATLIGGTHIFGGRGSLSGTFVGLLIIVFLRNGLNLLGVSVLYQAVILGALLLIAVGNKKFNGGLTG
- a CDS encoding autoinducer 2 ABC transporter substrate-binding protein produces the protein MRKMALAVLSGVLALSLAACGNTGGSGGNAQAGANGQETSGGGSRTYFINPKSIGPAYWAAAQKGADQAAKDLNVKVVYNAPTEADSSKQINMIQDMLTRKVDGIGVSPNDAKAVGPVFKKAAGQNVKIVTWDSDAPDTDRQYYVAPDTDEAVGELLAKTIGEEIGGKGQVAFMVAGLGSQNQIAKSDAAKAYFAANYPDIELVTTVSSDDDQQKAYANAQNLIKTYPDLRGIIGFAGGEPPAAAEVVEQAVKAGTLKQGQVAITGIAVPSVVKNYIKNGTIKTDIIWDPGKLAYTTVYVLDQLAQGKEITDGMDIPNVGTVKVDGSNVFIGTLEVTSDNVDSFDF